In Centroberyx gerrardi isolate f3 chromosome 11, fCenGer3.hap1.cur.20231027, whole genome shotgun sequence, the following are encoded in one genomic region:
- the rnft1 gene encoding E3 ubiquitin-protein ligase RNFT1, whose translation MKLRVQNDRSDPRRALKVRESPTVMQPNSSERGAHAGNGLSLTLQPELLTRTPATGGTAHPESSEVRVPMTGGPGESGGGASSRRSRANSHSHSHSHSHGHHSHSHGHNQPQHHSHTEPEVDAADPDLDSGEPSTSFSELRYLFRWLQKSLPFLVILCAKLVIQHALGLAVGVGLFTTFLYVNKDIQTQVFLQDRHSKLQCLWLLLFLTSSALLLYYTFLTETLYHCLIFLSPTIEPLGFWEVLWAVGITNFIIKFLFMGIKCLILLLPSSLVTYRTQGRWLMLTEELGQVQQAMAPAPLWFRYLVTYQEVDGTPGLTLGVLLALVYLILKLLGLYGQWTSLLKTVRIFLKGEHTGAAATRSQCSEAGDVCPICQGEYREPRALLCQHIFCDECIALWFNREKSCPLCRTVITEKVYKWRDGATSPHLQIY comes from the exons ATGAAACTCCGGGTGCAGAATGACAG GAGTGATCCCAGAAGAGCATTGAAAGTGAGGGAGTCGCCGACTGTAATGCAGCCTAATTCAAGTGAGCGGGGCGCTCATGCAGGAAATGGTTTGTCCCTGACTCTGCAACCAGAGCTCCTCACCAGGACACCGGCCACCGGTGGCACTGCCCACCCCGAGAGCAGCGAGGTGCGGGTACCCATGACCGGCGGGCCCGGGGAGTCCGGCGGGGGCGCGTCATCCAGAAGGTCCAGAGCCAACTCCCACAGCCACTCCCATTCCCACTCACACGGACATCATTCCCACTCGCACGGACATAATCAGCCCCAGCACCACTCGCATACGGAGCCCGAGGTCGACGCGGCTGACCCCGACCTGGACTCCGGGGAGCCCAGCACCTCCTTTTCTGAGCTTCGCTACCTCTTCCGCTGGCTCCAAAAGAGTCTTCCTTTCCTAGTCATCCTATGTGCTAAACTGGTCATCCAACACGCTCTTG GTTTAGCGGTTGGGGTCGGCCTCTTCACAACTTTTCTGTATGTGAATAAAGACATTCAAACTCAAGTCTTTCTTCAG GATCGTCACTCAAAGCTGCAGTGCCTATGGCTGCTGCTCTTCCTgacctcctctgccctcctgcTTTACTACACCTTTCTCACTGAGACACTTTACCATTG CCTCATCTTCCTCAGCCCAACCATTGAGCCCCTGGGTTTCTGGGAGGTTCTATGGGCCGTTGGCATCACCAACTTCATAATTAAGTTCCTCTTCATGGGGATTAAGTGCCTTATCCTGCTGCTGCCCTCTTCGCTGGTGACCTACAGAACCCAG gggCGGTGGCTGATGCTGACTGAGGAGCTGGGTCAGGTCCAGCAGGCCATGGCTCCTGCTCCACTGTGGTTCCGCTACCTGGTCACGTACCAGGAGGTGGACGGCACCCCCGGACTCACCCTGGGGGTCCTGCTGGCTTTGGTCTACCTCATACTGAAG CTTTTAGGATTGTATGGACAGTGGACGTCTTTACTGAAAACTGTGAGGATATTTCTCAAGGGCGAG CATACGGGGGCAGCAGCCACCAGGAGCCAGTGCAGCGAGGCCGGAGACGTCTGCCCCATCTGTCAGGGAGAGTACAGGGAGCCTCGGGCCCTGCTCTGTCAG caTATATTCTGTGACGAATGCATCGCTCTGTGGTTTAACCGGGAGAAGAGCTGCCCTCTCTGCCGGACCGTGATCACAGAGAAGGTCTACAAGTGGAGGGACGGCGCCACGTCTCCCCACCTGCAGATCTACTGA